Below is a window of Populus trichocarpa isolate Nisqually-1 chromosome 3, P.trichocarpa_v4.1, whole genome shotgun sequence DNA.
CGTGATTGTCATGAGCATCGTCATATACAAACTGCTGCCTGAGACTAAAGGTGTCCCAATTGAAGAAATGACCACTGTGTGGCGCAATCATCCTCACTGGAGCAAGTATTTTTATGAAGATGATGCTAAGTTTGAAACGAACAAGTCCATAGTTATTGGGATTTTATTGagtttatttcttgtttttattctgAGACTTGCTTAGTAAGGCTTTTTGTGTGTTGTGGACCAGGAATTTTCAATCTATTGGAactgattgagttaatttgccTTCTATTTGTTGGACTTGGATCTGCTTTTGTGTTATAATTGTTTACTgtgtgagtgtttttttttatatatatttagaatagAAAACAAGGCTCAAAGCCAGTTTGAGTTCGAGCGTATGGGCTTCGAGTCCATGACAAGCAAAGACATATACTTTGCGTTGaagattgtttgtttgtttgaaaaattttaaaaactggtttcaattttttctagTCCACACAAGATAGTTTTGAAAAGTTGGGGTTGTGATGGTTGAACAAGTTTTCTTAAGAACAAAAGGAGGATATAAACAGTaaataatactaaaattaattttaagaatgaTTCTGAGAGTGAATCTGGCTGTAAATGTTATGGTTAAATATTAATGCAACCttcgaattgttttttaaagtcatCCTTTCGTGTATATAGTTTGTAGTGGTATTTGTATTCTCacatagtatttattttttaaagttttttgtatttaaaatatattaaaatatttttttatttttaaaattttatttttaatattaacgtattaaaacaatttaaaaaataattttaaattctataccacttaaaaaataaaaatgataattaatttcaatcgATATTTAACGGATTTGACTAGTTCAACTTCTCACtgaatatcaacaaaaaataaatttattttaaatcgtGCCAAATTGACTCGAGAAAATTCCTGGCACTCTTAATTGGGCACTAGCAGCCAATCACACTGCCGGTCGTTACGTGCACGTCTAGGAACAGCCACTCTTTTCTGCTGCAACATTTCAAAACACTGTAGACTTTTGAGAATGGCTGCTCCAATATTGTGCTAGAATATTCAGGGCAGGTGTACATATTTCCACTTCAAAGAATATTCATGCTTCTGAGCAAATATTGCAAGTAAATTAATTTCTCGTGTTTATCTGAAGATAGTGACGGAGAAATTCATTTTTCTGTGGGTATTGACGGATTAGTTCATCCActtgaattagtttttaaaaaatataagattattttgttttattatttattaaaaatagagcaatctttatatttttttgaattttttatatttagtctatatataatttttttatacttagattaaatttaattttttaaaattattttaattacattgtACAATATCAATAAAACCCTAACCTCTTCCTTTCTTATATTTAACACTAGCAACTTTGATCTCAAAAGGTTTTAACGAGTCAACATGATCGGTTGACAATGTTTCTCTTACTAGTCACCAGAGATGGAAAATCTTGTGAAAGATTTTTCTCAGTACGTGCGTGTGTGTTATTTTGGTGACTAGTTAGGGTGTTCCTTTATCTTGCCCAAAATTAAACTTGTGCCGTGTGCGATGGATGCTCCTCCAGAATCAATGGctcttaattagtttatttaacccccttaattattatatgaaagaTTAGCAGAATGTCCCTGACGACTGCTTATGGCTATATATCTAGAAATCAAGGTTGCTGGTTCAGACAATAATAGAACAAgaaatcttgaaattaattcGAAGCTGGATGCACCCTGCACGCACGCACGCTGATAGCTATTTTGTTCAGTGATAATATTCTTCTGAAGCTTTTAAAATCTTGGATTTGTATTCTATCCCCCCAATATCATTCAATTAACCTCACTTGTTGTGGTTGATAGTTGGAGAAATGAGATTGAGTCCTGCTGCTTTGAATCTAGACACACAACAACTTGATTTAAGCTAATCAACGTCAGAATTTAAAACGAGGGTCATATATACAATAGATTGAGAAGCAAGTAgccaaattagaagaaaaaaatagaaagaattaaATGATGTAATATATGGCTTTAGATTATGCTGCATCTaagacctattttttttttttgctcaaaaacTCCTCCCTTtaccttcatttttatttgcGTAGCGatgtattttttgttgtaaaattatttttgaattaatattgaaattaataaatttttgatgttgaataaaattgataaattaagtttttttttgtaattttttaaataactcaaaaaatattaaattttcaacGAAAAAAACTACATCGGTGATTTCATTAGCAATATATATGtcattttattgaaaagttATAGAATGATTAAGAAATTTTAGAACTTTACAAcaaaattaatgatgaaaaatGCTTACGTTTTGTTAATGAAACcaacaagaaaatattatattagtgatttaattattgatgaaatggcaaacaaaaattgatagatgtttttttttcttttgacacCAATATTATGCTTATATAGAGACTTAATGTTGTTGGCAAAACGTAACAAGGCAACctccttccttgaccttcttaaaacaaaaaaaaacctccttTCTTGATATCTCAAGTTATTTATAAACTGAATTTGATCTTAATTAGTCTCTTTCGGTACATTTGCAAGAGTAAAAACTTTTTAAGGATTTCAAATTTGAAACATCTTCCGAGGAGAGAAAGGTGTTAAATATTAAGTGGTTTTATGTTAATTTCCCCCGTTTACATCAACTCAAAGGTCTCGTCCCTCAATCAACTTTGGTTGGATCCATAGTATTATTCCATGTGCAGTCCCGCAAAATGAGACATAATGCACTAATTTGAGACAAATCATATTACTCATGTCAACAGGGAATTGATGTGGCCAGCAAACAAATTATAGATGCCAACTACATGTGGTATAGGCTCGATCCCTAGTATTCCAGAACGGGTCCGATTTATGTAACCGTCCACCACTTAAATATGTCTCTGTTGACAACAACCCCGAGCCAATCCTCTTCATTGCGCGTTCAAGGCGCAAAAACATTCTTCATGCCTTGTAATAAGAACGCTCGCACGCCCTCTTTAGactttaggtttttttggttatgctAAGAACTAATTAATTGAGAAATCATGGAGTTACTGCTTCTCAAAAATACCTGACACCTGTTGTAACCCCATTTGCCATCCTTAAGCTGTCATCAcaaaaaatctctctctctctctctgccttTTGGGATGACTTTCCCCTTTGCAGGCCCCGACAATGGCATTGTGATCGGTCATAAAAGGACGCCTGGAAAGGTTTCCAAGACTCGGTTGGAACTCAAGTTCTGACGAAGTAATAAATATCCCATCTTTCCtcctgttttttaattttctttttttatcggTCTAAAAAAGCCGTCTAGAGAGTAAAGATCACGATGTCATATGTGCCCAAACAAGCTCTCCATTTAAACCTCTCCTTGACTCCCCTCTCTCAAATCCCCCAAAACCCCAAATCacctctccccctctctctctcgatTAAGTCCACAAGATGTGCCAGTTATCTTCACCTTCTCATTCTTGCAAATGCAAAATAGACCCATCATCCAAAGTACAGGAATCTGACAGGCTAATAACGGCTTTGATCCCCAAGGACCCAACATTTGAAAATCAACAGAGGACTCACCTCGCTCTTGCAATCAGAGAAGCAAGATGCATAGCCAACATAGCACTTCCAATGATATTAACTGGTCTTTTACTCTATTCTCGCTCCATGATCTCCATGCTCTTTCTCGGTCGCCAAGGAGAACTGGCTTTAGCAGGTGGCTCGCTGGCAATTGGGTTTGCTAACATCACCGGCTACTCTATTCTCTCCGGTCTTTCCATGGGAATGGAACCCATTTGTGGACAGGCTTTTGGTGCCAAAAGATACAAACTTCTTGGCCTCGCATTGCAAAGAAcaattcttttgctttttttagttTCCATCCCTATTGCTTTATTGTGGTTCAACATGAAAAAGATCCTTCTCTTTTGTGGTCAAGAAGATGATATTTCCACGGAAGCACAACTCTACATTCTTTACTCCCTCCCTGACCTTGTTGCTCAATCCATTTTGCATCCTTTGCGTATATATCTCAGGAGTCAGTCAATTACTCTGCCTCTAACATTTTGTGCAACCCTTTCTATTCTTCTTCACATACCTGTTAACTACCTTCTTGTCTCCGTATTCAATCTTGGAATCAAAGGCGTTGCGTTAGGCGCAGTTTGGACCAACTTCAGTCTTGTAGGATCATTGGTCATTTACGTTATGATCTCTGGCGTGTCCAAGAAAACTTGGGGTGGGATATCATTGGAATGCTTAAAAGGGTGGAGATCTTTATTGAATTTGGCAATTCCAAGCTGCATTTCGGTTTGCCTTGAATGGTGGTGGTATGAGATCATGATTTTACTCTGTGGGCTATTGTTAAATCCAACAGCTACCGTTGCTTCAATGGGAATCTTAATTCAAACCACAGCTTTTATATACATTTTCCCATCTTCTTTGAGCTTTGGTGTGTCAACAAGAGTTGGCAATGAACTAGGTGCTAATAATCCTCAAAAGGCCAAGCTTGCTGCTACTGTTGGTCTCTCTTCAAGCTTTGTCTTGGGATTTGCAGCATTGTGTTTTGCTGTCATGGTGAGGAAGATTTGGGCTAGCATGTTCACTCAAGATGCAGAGATTATTGCATTGACATCAATGGTTTTGCCTATAATTGGCCTTTGTGAGCTTGGAAATTGCCCGCAAACAACAGGTTGTGGTGTTTTGAGAGGCACGGCAAGGCCTAAAATAGGTGCAAATATCAATTTGGGATGCTTTTACCTTGTGGGCATGCCTGTTGCTGTTTGGTTGAGTTTTTATGCTGGCTTTGATTTTAAAGGACTCTGGTTGGGTTTGTTAGCTGCCCAGGGCTCATGTGTCGTGACCATGTTGTTCGTTCTGGCTAGAACAGATTGGGAATGCCAAGCCCAGAGAGCCAAGGAACTAACTGGAAATGTATCTAACGATGCTGACCACAACGAAGAGGATGAGAAGTTGAAAGATCCCAAGAATTCATCCAGCTCATTAGATGGTAATGATTCATTGGTTTGATTGGTAACCGATGTGATGATGCCACATATTTTCTCACGAATTTCAATTGATGTTCGTGCCATCACATTGTCTCCCGTAAACCCCTGCGAGGATGATGGGGTGAGTTTTCATTCTTCGGCGATCTTTCCTAGCAGCTATCACTAAGATTCcctttattcttaaatttttgcaGTACTTTGTAAAGAGATCATGAAACTAGTTGAAATTTAGAGATAGGGAATATATTAGTTGCTTCAAATACAAAGAAAGTAACAATGGGAATATATTTTTgctgtttgattttctttttgttcttttgtccGGATGGTAGTGTGTTCTTTGGGAAAGGAGGCTGGCGCATAACAAATTTCCTATTCAGGAAGGCTCCCAGGAATCTAAAACTTGAGATTCCAGTGTGAAGTGTACGCCCACAAGCAGCTCATCGCGTGGGGTAGAGAAGCCAAGGAGTTTGACTGGCCAACCTTTATGGCTGCCGACTCCAAAAACGACTCTTCTCGCACCTAGCCCCCCCTCTTTGGATCGGGTCACCAtgaccctttctttcttttttatcttcctCTGAATAATTcagtatagttttttttttcctgagcaGATTTGTGCCttctcatttatttt
It encodes the following:
- the LOC7465834 gene encoding protein DETOXIFICATION 49 translates to MCQLSSPSHSCKCKIDPSSKVQESDRLITALIPKDPTFENQQRTHLALAIREARCIANIALPMILTGLLLYSRSMISMLFLGRQGELALAGGSLAIGFANITGYSILSGLSMGMEPICGQAFGAKRYKLLGLALQRTILLLFLVSIPIALLWFNMKKILLFCGQEDDISTEAQLYILYSLPDLVAQSILHPLRIYLRSQSITLPLTFCATLSILLHIPVNYLLVSVFNLGIKGVALGAVWTNFSLVGSLVIYVMISGVSKKTWGGISLECLKGWRSLLNLAIPSCISVCLEWWWYEIMILLCGLLLNPTATVASMGILIQTTAFIYIFPSSLSFGVSTRVGNELGANNPQKAKLAATVGLSSSFVLGFAALCFAVMVRKIWASMFTQDAEIIALTSMVLPIIGLCELGNCPQTTGCGVLRGTARPKIGANINLGCFYLVGMPVAVWLSFYAGFDFKGLWLGLLAAQGSCVVTMLFVLARTDWECQAQRAKELTGNVSNDADHNEEDEKLKDPKNSSSSLDGNDSLV